A stretch of the Corylus avellana chromosome ca6, CavTom2PMs-1.0 genome encodes the following:
- the LOC132184755 gene encoding probable transmembrane ascorbate ferrireductase 4, producing the protein MAAVSPSLVPLLFFARVSGLAVAVLVLFWALAFKSSFLPHSSSQQYLIFSALHPLFMVIGFILISGEAILVHRWLPGSRNSKKSVHLCLQGVALASGVFGIWTKFQGEDGIVANFFSLHSWMGLTCVSLFGAQWLMGFLSFWHRGEARTARLRVLPWHVFLGLYTYGLAVATAETGLLEKLTFLQTRRNVSRHGPESMVVNGLGLGLALLSGIVILAAVSPKHQTPLPNKLVYSDAKCLSS; encoded by the exons ATGGCTGCTGTCTCTCCTTCACTAGTCCCACTCCTCTTCTTCGCCAGAGTCTCAGGGCTTGCCGTAGCGGTGCTGGTCCTCTTCTGGGCTCTTGCCTTCAAATCCAGCTTCCTTCCCCACTCATCCTCCCAACAATACCTCATCTTTTCA gCTCTTCATCCTTTATTCATGGTGATTGGTTTTATTCTCATCAGTGGAGAAG CGATTCTGGTGCATAGATGGTTGCCTGGTTCCAGGAACTCCAAGAAATCTGTGCATTTGTGTCTTCAAGGAGTGGCTTTGGCTTCTGGGGTTTTTGGGATTTGGACAAAGTTTCAGGGGGAGGATGGGATCGTGGCTAATTTCTTTAGTCTGCATTCTTGGATGGGCTTGACATGTGTCTCCCTCTTTGGAGCTCAG TGGTTGATGGGTTTCCTGAGCTTCTGGCACAGAGGAGAGGCGCGTACAGCAAGACTAAGGGTGCTGCCTTGGCACGTTTTCCTGGGCCTCTACACATATGGTTTGGCCGTGGCCACAGCAGAGACTGGGCTACTAGAGAAGTTGACATTCTTGCAGACCAGGAGAAATGTATCCAGACACGGTCCAGAGTCCATGGTTGTAAACGGCCTAGGCCTCGGATTGGCCCTTCTTAGCGGCATTGTCATTCTGGCTGCCGTTTCACCAAAGCACCAAACCCCACTTCCAAATAAACTCGTCTACTCGGATGCCAAGTGCTTGTCgtcttaa